One part of the Vicia villosa cultivar HV-30 ecotype Madison, WI linkage group LG6, Vvil1.0, whole genome shotgun sequence genome encodes these proteins:
- the LOC131610161 gene encoding mitochondrial Rho GTPase 2-like isoform X2, translating into MTKTATDRSGVRVVVAGDRGSGKSSLIAAIASDSFPDTVLPVLPPTLLPADFFPDYVPLTVIDTSSSLEKQNKRNEELKGADVVVLTYACNDSQSFSRLSSYWFRELQMLEVTVPIIVVGCKLDLRDESQQVSLEDLLEQLLEEFNNVATCIECSAATLYQVPEVFYFAQKAVLHPVDPLFDHESQALTDQCVRALRRIFVLCDRDMDDALNDAELNDFQVRCFNAPLQSSEIADVKTVVQQKVPEGINSHGLTFPGFLYIHSMFLRKGHPETLWAVLRNFGYDNDLKLKDDFLPVPAKIAPDQSVELTGEAVEFLNGIFRLLDTDKDRALRPAEVDKLFCTAPESPWNDAPYNDAAERTDMGYMSLNGFLSQWAFMTLLDPPCSLANLVYIGYSGNPAAALRVTRRRSVDRKRQATERNVFQCYVFGSKNAGKSALLDALLGRPFSNNYTPTTVEKFAANAIELIGGTRKTLVLREIPESEVSKVLSNPDYLAACDVAVFVYDR; encoded by the exons ATGACAAAGACCGCAACCGATCGAAGCGGAGTCCGAGTCGTCGTCGCCGGTGACCGAGGCTCCGGTAAATCAAGCCTGATAGCTGCTATAGCGTCGGACTCATTCCCCGACACCGTTCTTCCCGTGCTTCCGCCTACTCTCTTGCCCGCTGATTTTTTTCCCGACTACGTTCCCCTCACCGTAATCGATACATCCTCTAG CTTGGAGAAACAAAACAAGCGGAATGAAGAATTGAAAGGCGCTGATGTCGTGGTTTTAACATATGCTTGCAATGATTCTCAGTCCTTTTCGCGATTGAGTTCTTACTGGTTTCGGGAACTGCAGATGTTAGAG GTGACAGTACCTATAATTGTGGTTGGTTGTAAGCTCGACTTGCGAGACGAAAGCCAACAAGTGAGCTTAGAAGATCTTTTGGAACAGCTTCTAGAAGAGTTCAATAATGTTGCTACCTGCATTGAATGCTCTGCAGCAACACTATACCAG GTCCCTGAAGTTTTTTATTTTGCTCAAAAAGCTGTACTACATCCAGTAGATCCATTGTTTGATCATGAAAGTCAAGCTTTAACAGATCAGTGTGTTAGGGCGTTGAGAAGAATATTTGTTCTTTGTGATCGTGACATGGATGATGCCCTCAATGATGCAGAACTAAATGATTTTCAG GTTAGATGTTTCAATGCACCATTGCAGTCATCGGAAATAGCAGATGTCAAAACAGTTGTACAGCAGAAAGTACCGGAAGGAATCAACTCACATGGTCTTACTTTTCCAGGATTTCTGTATATACACAGTATGTTCTTAAGAAAAGGGCATCCGGAGACATTATGGGCCGTGTTAAGGAACTTTGGATATGATAATGATTTAAAACTCAAGGATGATTTCCTTCCTGTTCCAGCTAAGATTGCTCCTGATCAG AGTGTGGAGCTGACAGGTGAAGCTGTAGAGTTTCTAAATGGCATATTCCGACTATTGGATACCGATAAA GATCGAGCCCTGAGACCTGCTGAAGTGGACAAGCTATTTTGTACTGCTCCAGAAAG CCCATGGAATGATGCTCCATATAACGACGCTGCGGAGAGAACTGATATGGGTTACATGTCTCTTAACGGATTTCTATCCCAG TGGGCCTTTATGACATTACTCGATCCACCATGTAGCCTGGCAAATTTGGTTTACATTGGATATAGTGGTAATCCTGCTGCAGCACTCCGTGTTACTCGTAGGAGATCAGTTGATCGCAAGAGACAAGCAACAGAAAGGAATGTGTTCCAATGCTATGTTTTTGGTTCTAAAAATGCTGGGAAATCTGCTCTGTTGGATGCATTATTGGGAAG GCCTTTCTCAAATAATTATACTCCAACTACggttgagaagtttgctgcaaaTGCCATTGAATTAATAGGG GGAACTAGGAAAACTCTTGTATTACGGGAGATACCTGAAAGTGAAGTATCGAAAGTTCTTTCAAATCCGGATTATTTGGCAGCATGTGATGTAGCCGTTTTTGTGTATGACAG ATGA
- the LOC131610161 gene encoding mitochondrial Rho GTPase 2-like isoform X1: MTKTATDRSGVRVVVAGDRGSGKSSLIAAIASDSFPDTVLPVLPPTLLPADFFPDYVPLTVIDTSSSLEKQNKRNEELKGADVVVLTYACNDSQSFSRLSSYWFRELQMLEVTVPIIVVGCKLDLRDESQQVSLEDLLEQLLEEFNNVATCIECSAATLYQVPEVFYFAQKAVLHPVDPLFDHESQALTDQCVRALRRIFVLCDRDMDDALNDAELNDFQVRCFNAPLQSSEIADVKTVVQQKVPEGINSHGLTFPGFLYIHSMFLRKGHPETLWAVLRNFGYDNDLKLKDDFLPVPAKIAPDQSVELTGEAVEFLNGIFRLLDTDKDRALRPAEVDKLFCTAPESPWNDAPYNDAAERTDMGYMSLNGFLSQWAFMTLLDPPCSLANLVYIGYSGNPAAALRVTRRRSVDRKRQATERNVFQCYVFGSKNAGKSALLDALLGRPFSNNYTPTTVEKFAANAIELIGGTRKTLVLREIPESEVSKVLSNPDYLAACDVAVFVYDSSDEYSWKKSRDLLEKVAGQGDLTGYRVPCLLIATKDDLTPYPRALQDSVKVTQELGIEAPIHVSMKLGDSSNVYNKIVSAAEHPHLSIPETEIGKKRKQYHRIVQNSLIFASVGTAMAVVGLAACRAYAVKRNSSA; the protein is encoded by the exons ATGACAAAGACCGCAACCGATCGAAGCGGAGTCCGAGTCGTCGTCGCCGGTGACCGAGGCTCCGGTAAATCAAGCCTGATAGCTGCTATAGCGTCGGACTCATTCCCCGACACCGTTCTTCCCGTGCTTCCGCCTACTCTCTTGCCCGCTGATTTTTTTCCCGACTACGTTCCCCTCACCGTAATCGATACATCCTCTAG CTTGGAGAAACAAAACAAGCGGAATGAAGAATTGAAAGGCGCTGATGTCGTGGTTTTAACATATGCTTGCAATGATTCTCAGTCCTTTTCGCGATTGAGTTCTTACTGGTTTCGGGAACTGCAGATGTTAGAG GTGACAGTACCTATAATTGTGGTTGGTTGTAAGCTCGACTTGCGAGACGAAAGCCAACAAGTGAGCTTAGAAGATCTTTTGGAACAGCTTCTAGAAGAGTTCAATAATGTTGCTACCTGCATTGAATGCTCTGCAGCAACACTATACCAG GTCCCTGAAGTTTTTTATTTTGCTCAAAAAGCTGTACTACATCCAGTAGATCCATTGTTTGATCATGAAAGTCAAGCTTTAACAGATCAGTGTGTTAGGGCGTTGAGAAGAATATTTGTTCTTTGTGATCGTGACATGGATGATGCCCTCAATGATGCAGAACTAAATGATTTTCAG GTTAGATGTTTCAATGCACCATTGCAGTCATCGGAAATAGCAGATGTCAAAACAGTTGTACAGCAGAAAGTACCGGAAGGAATCAACTCACATGGTCTTACTTTTCCAGGATTTCTGTATATACACAGTATGTTCTTAAGAAAAGGGCATCCGGAGACATTATGGGCCGTGTTAAGGAACTTTGGATATGATAATGATTTAAAACTCAAGGATGATTTCCTTCCTGTTCCAGCTAAGATTGCTCCTGATCAG AGTGTGGAGCTGACAGGTGAAGCTGTAGAGTTTCTAAATGGCATATTCCGACTATTGGATACCGATAAA GATCGAGCCCTGAGACCTGCTGAAGTGGACAAGCTATTTTGTACTGCTCCAGAAAG CCCATGGAATGATGCTCCATATAACGACGCTGCGGAGAGAACTGATATGGGTTACATGTCTCTTAACGGATTTCTATCCCAG TGGGCCTTTATGACATTACTCGATCCACCATGTAGCCTGGCAAATTTGGTTTACATTGGATATAGTGGTAATCCTGCTGCAGCACTCCGTGTTACTCGTAGGAGATCAGTTGATCGCAAGAGACAAGCAACAGAAAGGAATGTGTTCCAATGCTATGTTTTTGGTTCTAAAAATGCTGGGAAATCTGCTCTGTTGGATGCATTATTGGGAAG GCCTTTCTCAAATAATTATACTCCAACTACggttgagaagtttgctgcaaaTGCCATTGAATTAATAGGG GGAACTAGGAAAACTCTTGTATTACGGGAGATACCTGAAAGTGAAGTATCGAAAGTTCTTTCAAATCCGGATTATTTGGCAGCATGTGATGTAGCCGTTTTTGTGTATGACAG CTCAGATGAATATTCATGGAAGAAATCCAGAGATCTGCTTGAGAAGGTTGCTGGGCAAGGTGATCTAACTGGTTATAGAGTTCCTTGCCTCCTCATTGCTACTAAGGATGATCTAACTCCATATCCAAGAGCACTCCAAGATTCAGTCAAG GTTACTCAGGAGTTGGGAATAGAGGCGCCCATTCATGTAAGTATGAAATTAGGTGATTCAAGTAACGTGTATAATAAAATTGTTAGTGCTGCAGAGCACCCTCATTTGAGCATTCCTGAAACTGAGATTGGGAAGAAAAGAAAGCAATACCACCGAATTGTTCAGAACTCTCTTATTTTTGCTTCAG TTGGGACCGCTATGGCAGTTGTTGGTTTGGCAGCATGCCGTGCATATGCAGTGAAGAGGAATTCATCTGCTTAG